From the Paenibacillus sp. R14(2021) genome, the window CCAGCGTCTGTTCTTGCCCGTGGACAAGCTTCTTGATCGTGGCTTTCGCTTCCCCGTTCATGATGCTGACGACGTTCGCGCTTGTTGGAATCGGACTAGAGGGCAGTAACTCCGTGCCGCACAGCCGATTAACCAGCGTCGATTTCCCCGCCGAGAAGTGACCGCAGAAGGCAACGGTCAATTGACCGTTATTCAGCTTCGATCGCAGCTCTAGCAGCCGCTTCGCATCCCCGTCGTCTCCGGAAGCCGACATCAGCGGCGCAATGTCCGATAAAGCCGATTCCAGCGTATGGACGGTTGTTTCAATCGTTTGGCTCATCTCTCTCTCTCCCTGCTTACTCCCGATCATCCATCGTACGATGTCCGTACGTGGTCTTAAACCAATTGAACCGACGGCATGCAAATTTCAAAAACTTCGCCGTGCTGCAGAATCGTAATATTGCGTTCTTTCTCTTTCATAACGACGCACTCCGGTTTCATTCGCATACGTTCAATATATTGATCCGGCACGTCACCTGCTCCGCTAACCGTTACGCCTTCAAGTACAATTTCTTCGTTCTCTTCTGGCGGAGCCTCCATAATTTGCTCATAGATATCGGAAAACAAAGCAAAATCTTTCGTGTATACGGAAATGCATTTCATGATTCAATCATCCTTCTCATTTTAAGTTTAGGGCCCTGCGTTTACTTCTTAGCCTTTCGGTTTATAGCCGGTTTCATACGTTCTTTTCCTACTTTACATAAATCTACCAACGGGCAGACGGGACACTGCGGGTTTTGCGCCTTGCAATGATAGCGGCCGAAGAAAATGAGCCTGTGATGCGTTTCCGTCCATAGCTCCCGAGGGACCAGCTTCATCAGCTTCTTCTCGACTTCCAGCACGCTGTCGTCCGTTTTGGCGAAACCAAGCCGCTTGGATACACGTTCAACATGCGTATCCACCGCGATAGCCGGTACGCCGAATGCATTGGACACGACGACATTCGCTGTCTTGCGTCCGACACCGGGCAGCTTCGTCAGCGCTTCATGCTGCTTCGGCACTTCGCCGCCGTACTCGTCAATGAGAATACGGCAGAGCTTCTGAATAAACAACGCTTTGTTGCGAAATAATCCGATCCGCTTTATATCATTCTCCA encodes:
- a CDS encoding NAD/NADP transhydrogenase alpha subunit; its protein translation is MKCISVYTKDFALFSDIYEQIMEAPPEENEEIVLEGVTVSGAGDVPDQYIERMRMKPECVVMKEKERNITILQHGEVFEICMPSVQLV
- the nth gene encoding endonuclease III; this translates as MAQALSVIGDMFPDAHCELNHRNPFELTIAVLLSAQCTDETVNKVTADLFQKYQTPADYLNVPLDELENDIKRIGLFRNKALFIQKLCRILIDEYGGEVPKQHEALTKLPGVGRKTANVVVSNAFGVPAIAVDTHVERVSKRLGFAKTDDSVLEVEKKLMKLVPRELWTETHHRLIFFGRYHCKAQNPQCPVCPLVDLCKVGKERMKPAINRKAKK